One Rhizoctonia solani chromosome 1, complete sequence DNA window includes the following coding sequences:
- a CDS encoding Retrotransposable element Tf2 protein, which produces MARPLHNLVKKDTVWKWETKEQEAFQGLKDAITNAPVLCHANPSKPYFLETDASGAALGSILSQRQEDGRLHPLGFLIIRSFEYWRIFLEGTLHPITVFTDHRNLEYWKESRTFNRRHARWHLLLAGYNFQIVYRPGKQSGKPDALSRRSDHADTPPADQTMLPDPVFANLALVTPEKELQRQIEMSLDQDESLEEILQFLQNESKAPPSIKRAFRDYKMEASLLFYQGRIVVPDVGTLRTDLLRIFHDSPLAGHPGRQRTLELVSRNYYWPGIRADTYWHVDSCETCQRIRKPKYGSIPPQPLELPSRPWQHVLYDMIVDLPRDGNSDSILVIVDSFTKYVILVECSKKLKAPELADLFLRHALYQRLGIDPHFSSAYHPQSDGQTERKDWVKWLPMAEFAYNNAVHSSTGKSPFKALYGWEPSLTPSNVPTDVPEADNLATQMEEQWREIEAALRQSKTRMVAGEAGEPLEFKIGEEAWLDAKNVKLKTLSPKLTEQRLGPFKITEKISDRAYRLELPPTMRIHNVFYVGLLSKVKRDKKRTFENRPPPVTVDGEEDTNQWKGYGPEENTWEPRENLKNAKKILKEYKKEMRKKALGAAKALRGGAVS; this is translated from the exons atggccagaCCACTGCACAATcttgtcaagaaggatacagtctggaaatgggagaccaaggaacaggaagccttccaggGGCTTAAGGACGCCATCACAAACGCACCAGTCCTTTGCCACGCCAATCCAtccaaaccctacttcctggaaacagatgcctcCGGTGCAGCCCTGGGTTCCATACTGAGTCAACGTCAGGAAGATGGCCGTCTTCATCCACTAGGCTTTCT catcatccgctcctttgaatattggcgcatcttcttggaaggaaccctcCACCCTATCACCGTGTTTACCGATCACCGTAACctagagtactggaaggaatcccgcACCTTCAACCGTCGTCACGCGCGTTGGCACCTACTACTTGCCGggtacaacttccaaattgtgtacCGGCCGGGTAAGCAATCCggcaaaccagacgccctatcCCGCCGCTCCGACCATGCGGATACTCCTCCCGCCGATCAGACCATGTTGCCAGACCCCGTTTTCGCCAACCTTGCCCTAGTCACACCTGAAAAGGAACTACAACGGCAAATTGAAATGTCCCTAGACCAGGacgaatccctggaggaaattcTACAATTCCTTCAAAATGAGTCAAAGGCCCCGCCTTCTATCAAACGGGCATTCAGGGACTACAAAATGGAAGCCAGCCTACTATTTtaccaagggagaattgtggtaccagacGTTGGAACATTGAGAACGGACTTGCTTCGCATATTCCACGACAGCCCTCTAGCTGGTCACCCGGGCAGGCAACGGACTCTAGAACTGGTATCtaggaactactactggcctggcatccgggctgacacatactggcatgttGATTCTTGTGAAACATGCCAACGCATCAGAAAGCCCAAGTACGGATCCATCCCACCTCAGCCGTTAgaactcccatcacgcccgtggcaacatgtgtTGTATGACATGATAGTGGACCTGCCCAGAGACGGAAATAGTGACTCTATCCTGGTCATCGTGGATAGCTTCACTAAGTACGTAATCCTGGTAGAATGTTCtaagaagctcaaggccccggagttagcagacctattcctACGCCAT GcgctgtaccaacgcctggggatagacccccacttctcttcggcctaccatcctcaaagcGACGGGCAAACAGAACGT aaagactgggtcaagtggctaccaatggcggaattcgcctacaacaacgcagtacacAGCTCGACAGGCAAATCTCCCTTCAAGGCACTTTATGGCTGGGAACCTTCCTTGACTCCAAGTAAtgtcccaacagatgtccCCGAGGCAGACaatttggcaacccagatggaagaacaatggcgggaaatagaggcagcactccggcaatcaaagacacgcatggtagccggagaagcaggagaaccacttgaattcaaaattggggaagaagcctggctggacgccaaaaatgtgaagctgaagacccttagtccaaagctaactgaacaacgcctaggccccttcaaaataaccgagaaaatctccgacaGAGCTTACCGCTTGGAACTCCCCCCAACCATGCGGATCCataatgtcttctatgtgggactctTATCTAAGGTGaagagggacaaaaagcgcacctttgaaaatcgcccccctccagtcaccgtggacggggaagaggatacaaa tcaatggaagggctacggACCAGaggaaaacacgtgggagccccgagaaaacctcaaaaatgcaAAAAAAATTTTGAAAgaatacaaaaaagaaatgagaaagaaggccctcggcgctgccaaggcccttagagggggggcagtgtcgtag
- a CDS encoding Retrotransposable element Tf2 protein translates to MATRSRPASRTRSPIDQGELGPQLPATPYVKIGEVSLKRITSLLLGLLGQVEHLKRKVEEVQEAGVEACTNLENISQAVDTVKDGLRSLQLHGPRTPEDTKPPAVEATPRPLPKVNPVGLTSRVSFWPEPSRGLPSFAQPTPVQAVPPRVPSPPPSPRLQSPIGTAAPPLPAPVATYPAPVKVDHPDAYTGKIGSEAKQWLTRMLAWTRLNSRMFPTDQEVLSFLLMNMKDTAGAWAHPHLDQLGSHRAIIQTVEGFKTEFLAAFGDPDATRAAERKITTLTQSGTCADYITKFRTLAMELDWNNAALQGQFACGLHWEVSRQIATREHRPRTLLELQNAALVIDNALRKERASHPPRDNKSSKPSNPARGTSTGQTTTGSKKLSDDPNFVSEEERNRRCAAGACIKCGKMGHKFAECRTGWKATPIEDKGKAKETAKIGKENAPLFTIPIQPEKGAETLEVLIDSGATSSFLHPRTAETLRLPLIDLPHPCTVTMLDGSSPQAGKIWKKANLTFSFDGKKMTETFLICNTGSHAAILGLKWLDAHNPEIDWNQRTLSFPHAPPEHVAIAEEEEADKNPLEGVPSEYHQYAKVFGEEEFNKLPPHRHYDIGIELTKEGPLNSPLYSMTDAESATLKGWLRDELKAGKIRPSKSSISSPVMFVPKKDGSRRLVVDYRRLNNRTKKNVYPLPCPDDLMAQLRGAKIFTKLDLRWGYNNVRVKEGDEWKTAFRTKYGLYESLVMTFGLTNAPAAFQHFMNELFKDLLDVCVIIYLDDILIYSKDDASHTQHVHEVLKRLMDNQLFCKASKCTFHVTSVEYLGIIVSNKGFSLDKLKIQAVQEWPIPTKVKEVQSFLGFANFLRRFVANFSHMARPLHNLVKKDTPWRWDTKEQEAFQGLKDAITNAPVLCHADPTKPYFLETDASGAALGSILSQRQEDGRLHPLGFLSESFKGAEQNYDTHDKELLAIIRSFEYWRIFLEGTLHPVTVFTDHWNLEYWKESRTFNCRHARWHLLLAGYNFQIVYRPGKQSGKPDALSRRSDHANVPPAAQTMLPDPIFANVALVLPEKELQQRIESSLDQDESLEEILQFLQNESKAPPSIKQAFKDYQMEAGLLFYQGRIVVPDVGTLRTDLLQIFHDSPLAGHPGRQRTLELISRNYYWPGIRADTYWHVDSCKTCQRIRKPKYASIPPQPLELPVRPWQHISYNMIVDLPKDGAYDSILVIVDSFTKYVILVECSKKLKAPELAELFLRHVWKKYGMLEKTISDCGRVFNNKFLKALYQRLGIDPHFSSAYHPQSDGQTERVNPSVEHFLRAYSGTNQRDWVKWLPMAEFAYNNAVHSATGKSPFKALHGWEPTLTPSNIPTDVPEADELAEAMEAQWREVESALRQSKQRMVAGEHGSPTEFEVGEEVWLDAKNVKLKTLSPKLTEQRLGPFKVMEKISDRAYRLELPPTMRIHNVFYVGLLSKVRRDNKRAFKNRPPPVTVDGEEEYEVEGITDAEERNGKWFFRVKWKGYGPKENTWEPRENLKNAGKILKKYEEDMRKKALGAAKALKGGAVS, encoded by the exons atggcaacccgttcccggccaGCCTCTcgaacccgctccccaatCGATCAAGGGGAGCTGGGACCCCAACTTCCGGCAACCCCCTATGTCAAAAtcggggaagtctccctcaagCGAATTAcaagcctcctccttggcctcctcggCCAAGTTGAGCACCTCAAGCGGAAAGTGGAAGAAGTCCAAGAAGCAGGGGTTGAGGCCTGTACCaaccttgagaacatctctcaagccgtcgatactgtcaaggatgggcttagaagcctccaactccacgGGCCCCGGACCCCAGAGGACACAAAACCCCCGgccgtggaagcaacgccacgccccttaCCAAAAGTCAACCCTGTTGGATTGACTAGTCGGGTCTCGTTCTGGCCCGAACCATCTAGAGGGCTCCCCtcctttgcccaacccactcctgtccaagcagtgcccccgcgagtcccatctccccctccatctccgcgtctccaatccccgatCGGGACAGCTGCCCCTCCTCTtccggctccagtcgccacctatcccgctccggtcaaggttgaccaccccgacgcctacacaggcaaaatagggagcgaagcaaagcagtggctgacccggatgttggcctggacccgcctcaattcacggatgttccccaccgACCAAGAGGTACTatccttcctcttgatgaacatgaaggataccgctggggcctgggcccaccctcaccttgaccaactTGGCTCACATCGGGCCATCATTCAAACGGTTGAAGGATTCAAaacggagttcttggcagcatttggcgaccctgacgccacaagggccgctgaGCGGAAAATTACAACGCTTACTcaatccggcacatgcgcggattaCATCACGaagttcagaaccttagccatggaactggactggaacaacgcggccctccaaggccagtttgcctgcggccttcactgggaagtcagccgccaaatcgCAACCCGCGAGCACCGGCCCCGCACCCTTctcgagctgcaaaatgcagcactcgTCATCGACAAtgctctccgcaaagagcgcGCTAGCCACCCACCGAGGgacaataagtctagcaaaccatctaaccccgcaagggggacgagtaccggTCAAACAACTACCGGTTCGAAGAAACTCTCCGATGACCCTAACTTTGTGTCGGAAGAGGAACGCAACCGCCGTTGCGCTGCAGGCGCCTGTATCAAGTGCGGTAAGATGGGTCACAAGttcgcggaatgccgcacaggctggaaggctacccctattgaggacaaggggaaggccaaggaaaccgccaaaattggcaaaga AAATGCCCCACTTTTTACAATCCCAATTCAACCAGAGAAAGGAGCAGAaacattagaagtcctgattgattcaggcgccacatcctcATTCCTCCACCCACGCACCGCCGAGACTTTACGTCTTCCCCTAATAGATCTCCCTCATCCCtgtaccgttactatgctcgatgggtcgagcccccaggcaggcaaaatctggaagaaggccaacctaaccttctcctttgatggcaagaaaatgactgagaccttccttatctgcaatacagggtctcacgccgccatcttgggattgaagtggctagacgcccacaacccagaaattgattggaaccaacgtaccctctcctttcctcaTGCcccaccagaacacgtggccattgccgaagaggaggaagctgacaagaacccccttgaaggagtaccctccgagtaccatcaatacgccaaggtattcggagaagaagaattcaataagcttcccccccACAGGCACTATGATATCGGCATTGAACTCACCAAAGAAGGACCCCTCAATTCTCCCCTTTATAGTATGACAGACGCTgagtccgccacactcaagggctggctcagggatgagttgaaagcaGGAAAGATCCGCCCAAGCAAatcttccatcagttcccccgtaatgtttgtccccaaaaaggatggttcccgtcgcttggttgttgactaccgccgcctcaacaaccggacaaagaaaaaTGTATACCCGCTACCCTGTCCAGATGATCTTATGGCCCAACTCCGTGGCGCCAAaatcttcaccaagctagacctaagatgggggtacaacaatgtccgagTTAAGGAGggcgatgaatggaaaactgcgttccgcaccaagtatggcttgTACGAATCCTTagtcatgacatttggcctcaccaatgcTCCCGCTGcctttcaacactttatgaacgaGTTGTTTAAAGACCTAttagatgtatgcgtcatcatttacctcgatgacatcctgatctactcaaaggacGACGCATCACACacacaacacgttcatgaggtcctaaAACGGTTAATGGATaatcaactgttctgcaaggcatccaagtgtacattccacgttacctctgtggaatacctgggaatcattgtctccAATAAAGgatttagtctggataagctcaaaatccaggcggtacaggaatggccgATACCcactaaagtcaaggaagtccaatcATTCCTAGGGTTTGCTAATTTCCTTCGCCGATTTGtcgccaacttcagccacatggctaggccattacacaacctagtcaagaaggatacacCTTGGAGATGGGACacaaaggaacaggaagcattccaaggactaaaagatgccattaccaacgcccctgtaCTTTGTCACGCCGACCCCACCAAGCCCTACTTCCTAGAAACGGATGCTTCTGGTGCAGCCTTAGGTTCCATTCTTAGCCAAcgacaggaagacggccgttTACACCCACTAGGGTTCCTATCTGAGTCCTTCAAGGGTGCCGAACaaaattatgacacccacgacaaggaactcctggctaTCATCCGGTCGtttgaatattggcgcatcttcttggaagggaCCCTGCACCCCGTAACCGTCTTCACTGACCattggaacttggaatactggaaggagtctagaaccttcaattgCCGCCATGCACGCTGGCACCTCCTCCTGGCcggatacaacttccaaattgtgtatCGCCCGGGCAAACAGTCcggcaaaccagatgccttatCCCGGCGATCAGACCACGCCAATGTCCCACCTGCcgcccagaccatgctcccagaccctATCTTTGCCAACGTCGCACTAGTCCTACCAGAAAAGGAGTTACAACAGCGTATAGAGTCAAGTCTGGATCAAGACGAGTCCCTTGAAGAAATCCTACAGTTCCTGCAGAATGAATCCAAAGCACCTccatccatcaaacaagcattcaaggactatcaaatggaagcagggttactcttctaccaagggcggattgtggtccctgacgttggGACCCTACGTACGGATTTACTCCAAATCTTCCACGACAGCCCATTGGCAGGGCACCCAGGCAGGCAACGGACCCTGGAGCTAATCTCACGcaattactattggccaggcaTACGCGcggacacatactggcacgtagactcctgcaaaacctgccaaAGGATTAGGAAACCCAAATACGCGTCAATCCCACCACAGCCGCTAGAACTCCCAGTACGCCCATGGCAACACATTTCCTACAATATGATTGTTGATCTACCAAAGGACGGGGCCTACGACTCCATACTAGTTATTGTGGATAGCTTTACCAAGTACGTCATATTGgtagaatgttccaagaaactAAAAGCCCCCGAACTGGCGGAACTGTTCTTACGACACGTCTGGAAAAAGTACGGAATGCTGGAGAAGACAATCTCAGACTGCGGAAGAGTGTTCAATAACAAGTTTTTGAAAGCGTTGTACCAACGACTAGGCATAGACCCGCACTTCTCCTCCGCttaccacccccagagcgaTGGGCAGACAGAACGGGTGAACCCCTCCGTAGAACACTTCCTAAGAGCATACTCCGGTACTAATCAAagggactgggtcaaatggttaccaatggcagaattcGCCTACAATAACGCAGTGCATAGTGCCACAGGGAAGTCACCTTTCAAAGCGCTCCacggatgggaaccaacCTTAACCCCTTCCAACATTCCTACGGACGTGCCAGAGGCCGATGAACTAGCGGAAGccatggaagcacaatggagaGAAGTTGAATCCGCCCTCCGGCAGTCTAAACAACGAATGGTAGCCGGAGAACACGGAAGCCCAACAGAGTTTGAGGTCGGAGAAGAAGTATGGCTTGATGCGAAGAACGTTAAACTCAAAACCTTAAGCCccaagctaacggaacaacgcttaggACCATTCAAAGTCATggaaaaaatctccgaccgcgctTACAGGCTAGAACTCCCACCAACCATGCGCATCCATAACGTATTTTACGTAGGGTTATTGTCTAAGGTCAGAAGGGACAACAAACGGGCCTTCAAGAACCGTCcaccaccagtcactgtggatggggaagaagaatatgaggttGAAGGAATAACAGATGCGGAGGAACGcaacggaaaatggttcttccgggtcaaatggaagggctatggccCCAAGgagaacacatgggaaccccgAGAGAACCTAAAAAAtgcggggaaaattttgaaaaaataCGAGGAAgacatgagaaagaaggccctcggcgctgccaaggcccttaaggggggggcagtgtcgtag
- a CDS encoding Retrotransposable element Tf2 protein — protein sequence MGKTAVAAGPFVLDQCSQLIIIYIIPLLALQDEMAVTFPAEFGISAVAINSQVTTSNKDLIQDVISGKYRVILILPESLLSPRFIKDVLSTQEFTQSLLSVVIDKAHVISLLGADFQKLYGSLSILRAFLPQGIPFIALSATLTPRVYRDLIKQLEFRLDHKFINKGNDRGNVTLISQKCVHPLETYRDLGFVVPPHVKERSDILKTFIYADSIEDGTGIVDYLTNECLPTALQSSGLIWPYNASFSTPYQQLVMELFRRGLVQVLVCTDAAGMGCNISNIGQVVQWKSPNSIESFQQRAGRVERSKSCTGIAVLLAEPNAYKVDPTKPASANVSAPNMQLKSRRRSGQPACGTKKKMHLLVPPISTITSRTPTRLSSRASSHAGRSYPAPTMATRSRTSSRAQSPFDPRDLGPQLPSATPIELGEVSLERVTRLLLGLLSQVENLEQKLEEVKETGIKTQTNVENISQTVDVVKDGLRSLQSHGPRTPEEAKPPVVEATPRPLHKTKPIGSVSGPSFWPEQPKGLPSFAQPAPQRAIPPRVPSPLPSPRLRSPIGVPAPPPPAPAATYPAPVKVDHPDAYTGKIGSKAKQWLTRMLAWTRLNSRMFPTDQEVLSFLLMNMKDSAGAWAHPHLDQLGSHRAIIQTVKGFKSEFLAAFGNPDATRAASGKSPPSPSPAPVRTTSQSQFARGLHWEVSRQIATRKHCPRTLLELQNAALVIDNALREERASHPPKDSKPSKQSNPARGTSTSQFSTGSKKLSDDPNFVSEEERNRRRAAGACIKCGKMGHKFAECRTGWKATPIEDKGKTKEAAKIGEDSKYQAGKEDPKDSGLCLEFCNISSTNRIAPLFTIPIQPEKKAETIEVLIDSGATLSFLHPRTAESLRLPLIDLPSPRTVTMLDGSSPQAGKIWKKAVLTFTYDGKKMTETFLICNTGSHAAILGLKWLDAHNPEIDWNTRTLSFPHTPPEHVAIAEEEEADKNPLEGVPPNTIDTPRHYDIGIELTEEGPLNSPLYSMTDAESATLRDWLRDELKAGKIRPSKSSISSPVMFVPKKDGSRRLVVDYRRLNNRTKKNVYPLPRPDDLMAQLRGAKIFTKLDLRWGYNNVRVKEGDEWKTAFRTKYGLYESLVMTFGLTNAPAAFQHFMNELFKDLLDVCVIIYLDDILIYSTDDASHTQHVHEVLKRLMENQLFCKASKCTFHVTSVEYLGIIVSDKGFSLDKLKIQAVQEWPVPTKVKEVQSFLGFANFLR from the exons ATGGGTAAAACGGCAGTTGCCGCTGGCCCGTTTGTCCTTGATCAATGCTCACAGCTTATCATCATTTATATAATTCCATTACTTGCCTTGCAAGACGAGATG GCAGTTACCTTTCCAGCAGAGTTTGGAATCTCTGCTGTCGCAATCAACAGTCAGGTTACTACCTCTAACAAGGACCTTATACAA GATGTGATTTCTGGGAAATATAGGGTTATATTAATATTGCCCGAGTCACTCTTGTCGCCACGATTTATCAAAGATGTCCTCAGCACGCAAGAATTCACTCAATCTTTGCTCAGCGTTGTCATTGACAAAGCTCATGTTATATCACTGTTGGGTGCAGATTTCCAAAAGCTTTATGGTTCACTCTCAATCCTTCGCGCCTTTTTACCCCAGGGTATTCCCTTCATTGCTCTCTCAGCAACACTGACACCCCGTGTGTATCGCGACCTAATCAAACAACTGGAGTTTCGATTGGACCACAAGTTCATCAACAAAGGCAACGATCGGGGAAATGTCACACTCATCTCCCAAAAGTGTGTTCACCCACTTGAAACTTATCGAGACCTTGGCTTTGTGGTCCCGCCTCACGTCAAAGAGCGTAGCGATATTCTCAAGACATTCATTTATGCTGATAGCATTGAAGATGGAACTGGAATAGTTGATTACCTCACTAATGAATGCTTACCCACTGCGCTCCAGTCATCCGGTCTCATTTGGCCATACAACGCGTCGTTTTCCACCCCGTACCAACAACTTGTAATGGAACTCTTTCGGCGTGGACTGGttcaagttctggtttgcACTGATGCGGCAGGAATG GGATGTAACATCTCCAATATTGGACAAGTTGTTCAGTGGAAATCTCCTAATAGCATTGAGAGCTTCCAGCAGCGTGCTGGACGTGTTGAACGGAGCAAATCTTGCACAGGTATTGCTGTGCTCCTTGCAGAGCCTAACGCATACAAGGTTGACCCAACCAAGCCTGCAAGTGCTAATGTATCCGCACCAAACATGCAACTTAAAAGCCGAAGACGTAGCGGCCAACCAGCGTGTGGAACTAAGAAGAAAAT GCATCTACTAGTCCCCCCCATTTCCACCATTACATCCCGCACTCCTACTCGCTTGTCCTCGCGGGCATCAtctcacgctggccgctcctaccccgCTCCTAcgatggcaacccgttcccggacaTCCTCTCGAGCCCAGTCCCCTTTTGATCCGAGAGACCTGGGACCCCAACTTCCGTCAGCCACCCCTATCgaacttggggaagtctcccttgaGCGGGTTacccgcctcctccttggcctcctcagcCAAGTCGAGAACCTCGAGCAAAAGCTCGAAGAAGTCAAGGAAACGGGGATCAAGACCCAAACCAACGTCGAAAATATTTCCCAAAccgtcgatgttgtcaaggatgggcttcgAAGCCTCCAATCCCATGggccaaggaccccagaagaagcCAAGCCCCCGgtcgtggaagcaacgccacgccccctacaCAAgaccaagcctattggatcgGTTAGTGGGCCCTCCTTCTGGCCCGAGCAACCAAAAGGGCTTCCCAGTTTTGCCCAGCCAGCCCCCCAGAGGGCCATACCCCCGCGAGTCCCTTCTCCCcttccatctccgcgtctccgatccccCATTGGAGtacctgcccctccacctccggctccagccgCCACCTATCCcgccccggtcaaagtagaccacccagacgcctatacaggcaagatcggGAGCAAAGCCAAGCAGTGGCTTACAaggatgctggcctggacccggcTAAACTCACGCATGTTTCCCACGGACCAAGAAGTCCTATCCTTCCttctgatgaacatgaaggattccgcgggagcatgggcccaccctcaccttgaccagcttgggtcacaccGGGCAATCATCCAGACGGTCAAAGGGTTCAAATCAGAGTTTCTGGCAGcgtttggcaaccctgatgccacaagggccgcgaGCGGAAAatcaccaccctcacccagtccggcacctGTGCGgactacatcacaaa gccagtttgcccgaggcctccactgggaggtcagccgtcaAATCGCAACCCGCAAGCATTGCCCCCGAACCCTCCtcgagctgcagaatgcagcacTCGTTATCGATAACGCTCTTCGtgaagagcgtgctagccatccgCCGAAGGATAGTAAGCCTAGCAAACAgtccaaccccgcaagggggacgagtaccaGCCAGTTCAGCACCGGTTCAAAGAAGCTCTCCGACGACCCTAACTTTGTGTCGGAAGAAGAACgaaatcgccgccgcgccgctggcgcctgcatcaagtgtggcaaaatgggccacaagtttgcggaatgccgcacgggttGGAAAgctacccctattgaggacaagggaAAGActaaggaagccgccaagattggcgaagactccaagtaccaagcgggaaaaga ggaccccaaggactctggtttatgtctggaattttgtaatatatcgtCTACCAATAGAATCGcaccactcttcacaattccaatacagccagagaaaaaagcggaaacaatagaagtcctgatagattcaggcgctacATTGTCATTTTTACACCCCCgtaccgcggaatcactccgcctcccactcattgacctcccctcaccccgtaccgttactatgcttgatgggtcgagcccccaggcaggaaaaatctggaagaaagCAGTACTTACCTTCACctatgatggcaaaaagatgacggaaaccttcctcATCTGCAACACCGGCAGTCACGCGGCCATCCTAggtttgaaatggttagacgCCCACAACCCAGAAATAGACTGGAATacgcgcaccctctccttcccacacactccgccagaacatgtggccattgccgaggaggaggaagcagacaagaacccacttgaaggagtacctcCGAATACCATagatacgccaag gCACTACGATATAGGGATCGAGCTCACAGAAGAGGGTCCCCTGAACTCTCCCCTGTACAGCATGACGGACGCCGAATCCGCCACTCTCagggattggctcagggacgagttGAAAGCGGGAAAGATCCGTCCTAGCAAATCCTCAATTAGCTCCCCTGTTatgtttgttccaaaaaaggatggctcccgccgattggttgttgactaccgccgcctcaataaccggacaaaaaagaacgtCTATCCGTTGCCTCGCCcagatgatctcatggcccagctccgcggcgccaagatctttactaagctagacctaagatgggggtacaacaatgtccgggtaaaagaaggcgacgaatggaaaactgccttccgtaccaaatatggcttatacgagtccctggtcatgacctttggcttgacAAACGCACCCGCggccttccagcacttcatgaacgagtTATTCAAAGACttgcttgatgtatgcgtcatcatttaccttgatgatatccttatTTACTCCACggatgacgcatcacacacgcaacacgttcatgaggtcctgaAGCGGTTAATGGAGAACCAGctattctgcaaggcatccaaatgTACCTTtcacgtcacctctgtggaataccttggGATCATTGTCTCTGATAAAGGTTTTAgcttggataagctcaagatccaagcGGTGCAAGAATGGCCGGTACCTACTAAGGTTAAGGAAGTCCAGtcgttcctaggctttgccaacttcctccgttga